One stretch of Amblyraja radiata isolate CabotCenter1 chromosome 9, sAmbRad1.1.pri, whole genome shotgun sequence DNA includes these proteins:
- the aldh6a1 gene encoding methylmalonate-semialdehyde dehydrogenase [acylating], mitochondrial has protein sequence MAAILRTTLRRKLVMPLGRMCYSTSPPTTKLFIDGKFIESNTSEWLDIHNPATNEVIGKVPKATKEEMLAAAFSCQRTFESWSETSVLARQQVFLKYQQLIKENLTEIAKIITAEQGKTLADAEGDVFRGLQVVEHTCSITSLLLGETLPCIAKDMDIFNYRLPLGVCAGITPFNFPAMIPLWMFPMAMVCGNTYLLKPSERVPGAAMLLAKLLQDAGAPDGTLNIIHGQHDAVNFICDHPDIKAISFVGSNQAGEYIYTRASKNGKRVQSNMGAKNHGVVMPDANKENTLNQLVGAAFGAAGQRCMALSTAVLVGEAKNWLPELVEKAKKLRVNAGDQPGSDLGPLISPQAKARVCDLVQSGVTEGAKLLLDGRKVKVKGYESGNFVGPTILAGVKPHMKCYTEEIFGPVLVVMEASTLDEAVDIINRNPYGNGTAIFTTNGATARKYTHQVDVGQIGVNVPIPVPLPMFSFTGSRGSFRGDTNFYGKQGIQFYTQVKTVTSQWKEEDSTSSSPAVVMPTIGR, from the exons ATGGCAGCCATCCTCAGAACAACTCTCAGACGCAAG CTCGTTATGCCTTTGGGACGGATGTGCTATTCAACATCTCCG CCAACCACAAAATTATTTATAGATGGAAAGTTTATTGAATCAAACACCTCTGAATGGCTGGACATCCACAACCCT GCAACAAATGAAGTGATTGGCAAAGTCCCGAAGGCCACCAAGGAGGAGATGCTTgcagcggcgttttcctgtcagCGGACTTTTGAATCGTGGTCTGAGACATCCGTGCTGGCTCGGCAGCAGGTCTTTCTAAAGTACCAACAACTGATCAAAGAAAACCTG ACTGAAATAGCAAAGATCATTACAGCAGAACAAGGAAAAACCTTGGCTGACGCTGAAGGGGATGTTTTCAGAGGCTTAC aggtagttgagcaCACTTGCAGTATCACGTCTCTCCTGCTAGGTGAGACTTTGCCTTGCATCGCCAaggacatggacatcttcaattaCCGCTTGCCGTTGGGGGTGTGTGCTGGTATCACTCCCTTTAACTTTCCAGCCATGATCCCTCTCTGGATGTTCCCTATGGCCATGGTCTGTGGAAACACCTATCTGCTGAAGCCCTCTGAGCGTGTGCCTGGAGCTGCCATGTTGTTGGCCAAGTTATTGCAGGATGCAGGAGCCCCAGATGGAACCCTTAATATCATCCATGGTCAGCACGACG CGGTGAACTTCATTTGTGACCACCCGGATATCAAAGCCATCAGCTTTGTGGGCTCCAATCAGGCTGGAGAATACATCTACACCAGAGCTTCCAAAAACGGCAAGAGGGTACAGTCCAACATG GGTGCGAAGAACCACGGAGTGGTGATGCCTGATGCCAACAAGGAGAACACTTTGAATCAGCTCGTGGGCGCGGCGTTTGGTGCAGCTGGGCAGCGTTGCATGGCTCTGTCTACTGCTGTCCTGGTCGGCGAAGCTAAAAACTGGCTGCCCGAACTGGTGGAAAAGGCAAAGAAATTGAGAGTCAATGCAG GTGACCAGCCGGGCTCTGACCTTGGCCCCCTCATCTCACCTCAGGCGAAGGCCAGGGTGTGCGATCTAGTCCAGAGTGGGGTGACCGAAGGCGCCAAACTGCTGCTGGACGGGCGCAAGGTCAAAGTGAAAGGATATGAAAGTGGCAACTTTGTAGGACCTACCATCCTTGCTGGAGTAAAG CCTCACATGAAGTGTTACACTGAGGAAATCTTTGGGCCCGTGCTGGTTGTGATGGAGGCAAGCACGCTAGACGAAGCAGTTGATATCATCAACCGGAACCCGTACGGAAATGGCACTGCCATCTTCACCACCAACGGTGCCACCGCTCGTAAATACACCCACCAAGTCGATGTCGGCCAG ATTGGTGTCAATGTGCCTATCCCAGTTCCGTTGCCCATGTTCTCATTTACTGGATCAAGAGGCTCATTCAGAGGCGATACCAATTTTTACGGCAAACAG GGCATTCAGTTCTACACTCAGGTCAAAACCGTCACCTCACAGTGGAAGGAAGAAGACTCTACTTCATCCAGCCCAGCCGTTGTCATGCCCACAATCGGGCGCTAG